GGTCCGGAGCGGGTGACCGTTGAGCCAGACGCGGGTTTCATATCCGCAGGCACCGAAGGTGAGCTGGATCATCGACCGGGCCGGGGATTCACTGCGGGAGGGAATGGTAAATTCCCGTTCGTACCAGGCCACCACGTTGTCCTGCCAGCCGGTTGAGTCCACGTGCTCATGGGCCTGAGCGATGTGTTCTTCCACGGATCCGGGCCAGTGGGCCGTTACGGCGTAGGAATGACCCAGACACCACTGATCCTGGATTCCCCGGTCGTCGGGGTCGAGGGCGAAACGCCATTCACCGTCCAATAATAGGTAATCGTTCGGTCGCAAAACCGCTCTGGGAAGTTGGTTGACCGGTTCAGCGGCCTCAGAGCGACTGGCCGAAAAACTCGTATTAGGGTGCTTTACCTCCATAGAAACAAGAAATTGTGAAAACCGTCTTTGGTTAAAGATACGGTTTTATCGGGTAGCGTACGGTGTCCGCTGAGTCATTAAACCGGCTCCGATCTCGAATACCCCCAAAATGACATGGGGCAGGTAAACATGCTCGGCGAAGCCGAACAACCAGGGCGAAGCCGCCAGAACTACGCCACTCAGCACATCCATCGTAAGATGCGCCGACATGGGTAGCCGCCGGATAAGGCCCCATTCGTAATCGGTAAAAATGGAGTAAATAATAGCCATGACCCCTAACACCACGGGGACCCACTGCTCGGGGCCGCGGTTGGCGAAGCGAAAAACCCAGGGCGAAATAGCGATAAAAGTCCCGGCAATGTAATCTATTATGCCGTGAATTCGGGTTGGAAGCAGACGCATAAGTAGAAAAAGCTTGGTTCAGAGTTGAATAAAAAAAGGCAGATGGATGGGCTCCCTGAAAAAAGCGCATCCATCTGCCTCCGGGTATATCAGGACTGTACGGCTTTCTGA
This Larkinella insperata DNA region includes the following protein-coding sequences:
- a CDS encoding SPW repeat domain-containing protein, with amino-acid sequence MRLLPTRIHGIIDYIAGTFIAISPWVFRFANRGPEQWVPVVLGVMAIIYSIFTDYEWGLIRRLPMSAHLTMDVLSGVVLAASPWLFGFAEHVYLPHVILGVFEIGAGLMTQRTPYATR